In Burkholderia sp. GAS332, one DNA window encodes the following:
- a CDS encoding 2-keto-4-pentenoate hydratase/2-oxohepta-3-ene-1,7-dioic acid hydratase (catechol pathway), translating into MKLATFETRDHAARIGVVLPAQQRVVGLSDAFLAHHGTVLPDFVDMLALMRGGPRALDATFELVARTHGDEPFAHTFDSVRFLAPVPLPEQIRDFSTFDLHMQQAGAAIARLRANRRGDDLLTLPGPNDIALPPVYYEQPIYYKANRLNVIGHEHDVRWPRRAKLLDYEAELGVYIGRTGRDIDSRNAHEHIFGFTIFNDFSARDLQEHEMEGPFGPAKGKDFDTGNAMGPWIVTADEIADPYDLAVTVRVNGEQWSRGSTRDMRHRFERMIEHVSADETLHVGEFLGSGTVGSGSGLELNRWIQNGDVVEIEVEKIGVLRNRVVAQSGQQTGDES; encoded by the coding sequence GTGAAACTCGCCACCTTCGAGACCCGCGACCATGCTGCGCGTATCGGCGTTGTGTTGCCCGCCCAGCAGCGTGTGGTTGGGCTATCCGATGCGTTTCTCGCGCATCACGGCACCGTCCTGCCGGACTTCGTCGACATGCTGGCGCTGATGCGCGGCGGGCCGCGCGCGCTCGACGCCACCTTCGAGTTAGTCGCGCGCACGCACGGTGACGAGCCGTTCGCGCATACGTTCGATTCGGTGCGGTTTCTCGCCCCCGTCCCGCTACCGGAACAGATTCGGGACTTTTCGACCTTCGACCTGCACATGCAACAGGCCGGGGCAGCCATTGCCCGTCTACGCGCGAATCGACGGGGCGACGACCTGCTTACCCTGCCGGGACCCAACGACATCGCATTACCGCCGGTGTATTACGAACAGCCGATCTACTACAAGGCCAACCGCCTCAACGTGATCGGTCATGAGCACGACGTGCGCTGGCCACGGCGCGCCAAGCTGCTGGACTATGAAGCAGAACTTGGGGTGTATATCGGGCGCACCGGGCGGGATATCGATAGCCGCAACGCCCATGAGCACATATTCGGTTTCACGATCTTCAACGATTTTTCGGCACGTGATCTTCAGGAGCACGAAATGGAAGGACCGTTCGGTCCGGCCAAGGGCAAGGACTTCGATACCGGCAATGCGATGGGTCCATGGATCGTGACCGCCGATGAAATCGCGGATCCCTACGATCTGGCCGTCACAGTGCGCGTGAATGGCGAACAGTGGTCGCGTGGCTCGACCAGGGATATGCGTCATCGCTTCGAGCGAATGATCGAACATGTGTCCGCGGACGAAACCTTGCATGTCGGCGAATTTCTCGGATCGGGCACGGTCGGCAGCGGCAGTGGTCTCGAGCTGAACCGGTGGATCCAGAACGGCGACGTGGTCGAAATCGAAGTCGAAAAAATCGGCGTGTTGCGCAACCGTGTCGTCGCGCAGTCAGGCCAACAGACAGGGGACGAATCATGA
- a CDS encoding Nitrate/nitrite transporter NarK: protein MNNRWIALAVLCLCVFQFTLNWFCVVPAFPAIAHEYGLSIPQVAALVAAFVGGYGIFHLPAGWLSARFGMRCALIIGIALEACASLGGALVSSYSAMLATRVIAGAGGACCLGAVVGLVSAWFRDRELSFAIGLTTGVAFALGAAAGLFLWSMVVVAIGWHTAVIIAGLVGLGVLLLVWLAPIVPRAAAATLDGGHLDMRAVRRVLGNGALWWWGLSIVGSYGAFFTLAQFLPIYAERVLHFSPTEGGRLSALLLLSGIPAAMLGGWVSDRFGRIKLLICGAFVLSGLVTLMLPRLDGGALHLAAAAIGLITMTGLTPWFSVPAMYPDRIPLHDVPAASGLMLSLAALGGFAVPLGFGRIVASYGFDAGLPYLGIVSIVFTVFGLIAPTPSRRRGMVGHIQTDAA, encoded by the coding sequence ATGAACAATCGTTGGATCGCACTTGCGGTGCTTTGCCTTTGCGTCTTTCAGTTCACGCTCAACTGGTTCTGCGTCGTACCCGCCTTTCCGGCGATCGCGCACGAATACGGATTATCGATTCCACAGGTCGCCGCGCTCGTTGCCGCGTTTGTCGGGGGGTACGGCATTTTCCATTTGCCGGCTGGCTGGTTATCCGCCCGATTCGGCATGCGCTGCGCGCTGATCATCGGCATTGCGCTTGAAGCTTGCGCATCGCTCGGGGGCGCGCTGGTGTCGTCGTATTCAGCGATGCTGGCTACCCGGGTGATCGCGGGGGCCGGTGGCGCCTGCTGTCTCGGTGCGGTGGTAGGACTCGTCAGCGCCTGGTTTCGCGACCGCGAGTTGTCGTTCGCAATAGGACTGACAACCGGTGTTGCCTTCGCGCTCGGCGCGGCGGCAGGACTGTTCCTGTGGTCGATGGTGGTGGTGGCCATTGGCTGGCATACCGCCGTCATCATCGCCGGGCTCGTCGGGCTGGGGGTCCTGCTGCTCGTCTGGCTCGCACCGATTGTGCCGCGTGCGGCTGCGGCGACGCTCGACGGCGGCCACCTCGATATGCGCGCCGTGCGCCGCGTGCTGGGCAACGGGGCGCTCTGGTGGTGGGGACTGAGTATCGTCGGCTCGTACGGCGCGTTCTTTACCCTTGCGCAGTTCCTGCCGATCTACGCGGAGCGTGTCCTGCACTTCTCGCCAACCGAAGGCGGACGTCTTAGCGCCTTGCTGCTGCTGAGCGGCATTCCGGCTGCGATGCTGGGTGGCTGGGTGTCGGACCGTTTCGGCCGGATCAAGCTGCTGATCTGCGGTGCGTTCGTGCTGAGTGGCCTCGTGACCTTGATGCTGCCTCGCCTCGACGGCGGCGCGTTGCATCTTGCTGCCGCAGCGATCGGGCTGATCACCATGACCGGACTCACACCGTGGTTCAGCGTACCCGCAATGTATCCCGACCGTATTCCGCTGCATGACGTGCCCGCGGCCTCCGGCCTGATGCTCTCGCTCGCGGCGCTTGGAGGCTTTGCCGTACCGTTGGGATTCGGCCGCATTGTTGCCAGCTACGGATTTGACGCCGGTCTGCCCTACCTCGGCATCGTATCGATTGTCTTCACTGTCTTCGGACTGATTGCACCGACACCATCACGCCGCCGCGGCATGGTCGGCCATATCCAGACGGACGCCGCCTGA